A stretch of the Caldalkalibacillus salinus genome encodes the following:
- a CDS encoding cytochrome D1 domain-containing protein, with translation MKKRIGYFIALTLSTVLLTGCAIDQSEQQGDDQDGHDAGQLSAVQYYITNEADNSVSIIDIPSSEVVGEIGVGEKPINSVFTPTMRDAFVTQEVDGTVAKVNTRELSVEQEVEVGPLPHGIALSRDGRAIYVTTLGDSQVHVLDTQDLSEIARIDVGGSSQTHHPYLSEDGKKLYVTNFVSNTVSVIDTENNELVDTWEVGEEPKQLVLDEKNNIFYATLGQDDQVKVFDLDTGEEITAIDTLAGPTGIVKHDTLPYLFVSHMEDDAVSVIDTETHDIVHVVEDIGRPMDLAFNREQSRVYIVANGDNQVHIMNTETFELEESIDVGEEPHGIRIKALPGVGGSC, from the coding sequence TTGAAAAAGAGAATAGGATACTTCATTGCGCTCACTCTAAGTACTGTGCTCCTCACTGGTTGCGCCATAGATCAGAGTGAACAGCAAGGTGATGATCAGGATGGCCATGATGCAGGGCAATTAAGTGCTGTGCAATATTACATTACTAATGAAGCTGACAATAGCGTATCTATTATTGACATTCCTTCAAGTGAAGTGGTAGGAGAAATAGGTGTAGGGGAAAAACCGATTAATTCAGTCTTTACGCCCACGATGAGAGACGCATTTGTGACTCAAGAAGTCGATGGGACTGTGGCTAAAGTGAACACACGCGAGTTATCCGTAGAGCAAGAAGTTGAGGTTGGACCTTTACCTCATGGCATCGCTTTATCCCGTGATGGACGTGCCATATACGTGACGACTTTAGGAGACTCACAGGTTCATGTTTTAGATACACAGGACTTATCCGAAATCGCACGTATTGATGTAGGAGGGTCTTCCCAAACCCACCACCCGTACTTGAGTGAGGATGGCAAGAAACTTTATGTGACCAATTTTGTGTCTAACACTGTTTCTGTTATAGATACAGAGAATAATGAGTTAGTAGACACATGGGAAGTCGGTGAAGAACCCAAGCAGCTCGTCCTAGATGAGAAGAACAATATTTTTTACGCCACGCTTGGACAAGACGATCAAGTCAAGGTTTTTGACCTTGACACAGGTGAAGAAATCACAGCTATCGATACGCTAGCTGGACCGACCGGTATTGTGAAACATGACACTTTGCCGTACTTATTTGTATCCCACATGGAAGATGACGCAGTGTCTGTCATTGACACTGAAACGCATGACATCGTACATGTTGTGGAAGATATCGGACGCCCAATGGATTTGGCTTTCAATCGCGAGCAAAGTCGTGTCTATATCGTTGCCAATGGCGATAACCAGGTGCATATCATGAACACGGAAACTTTTGAGCTAGAGGAATCAATTGACGTGGGAGAGGAACCCCATGGCATCCGCATTAAAGCATTGCCCGGCGTAGGTGGTAGTTGTTAG